TTAAACAAAGAACGGTGTGGAGCGCGATCTGCTCCTTTAGTGACGGTATGACTTCTCAAATTCAAGACAAAAACCCCCCTCTATAATGTTCATGAATCGCTCATTCGTTTTGTGGAGCTGATTCACAAGCGTAACTGTCTCGGAGTCGCGTTTATTCACAGTATGATATCATACGTCAATCCTGAATTACGCTGAAAAGTTTGCGCATAATTGGGCATCCATGATCGCTTCCCTTTATTCAGAGAAGATTCCGAACGTATCAATTTTGTGCTCGATTTTATGCTCAATTTTATGCTCGATTCACCGTATTCTTGGCAAAGTCGGGGCTGTGCGTATGCTAATATTAATTCTATAGAGGTCGAAACGGGGGTAAATCTTTCGAAAATATTAGCCATTTCGCGTGATATTCCAGCCAAGCTGGGCATCTTTTTCTGTAGTTACCTAGCTCAAGGATCGTGCCGCTTGGGCCCATAAATCTTCGATAGCCCCGGCGGAGTATGGGGTGGAGTCCCAAAACTTATTTTAGGAGGTCTGTATTATGAAAAAGTGTCGAGGTAAGTTGGGTTTTATGTTCTGTTGCGTCGCACCGCTTTTGGTTTTGGGAGCAGCATTTTTGCCGGTTGTCGCGGAGGCGAAAATGGAATTTTGGTTGTCAAATCAATTTCCCGCGTCACACCATATTTCCAAAGGGCTCGTCCTCTTCGCAAATAAGGTCAAAGAATACTCGAACGGTGAGGTCGAGTGCAAGATTTTCGACTCTGCTCAGCTCTATAAAGACACAGAGATCGTGGAAGCGCTTCAGGATGCCCTTATCGACACCGGTTTGGTTGCGACCAACAAATGGTCGGGCATGATCCCGGCCATCGATATTTTCGAGATGCCCTTTGTCTTCAAGGATCTGAGTTCCATCAAAAAATTTCTAGATGCCGGCGCGAGCGCACTGTTAGACAAAGAACTCGAAAGCAAGGGCGTCAAAAATCTCTTTTGGGTGGATTACGGTTATGTTCAGTTCTTCAACAGCAAGCGTCCCCTGACGAAACCCGATGATATGAAGGGCCTGACTATGCGCTCCTTCAGTGGCGCCGACGCCGAGGCTCTGCAAATTCTGGGAGCGGCCCCTACAGTCATGAGTTCGTCCGAGATGTACATGGCGTTGCAGCGTGGCACGGTGGACGGCGCGACGACGGGAATGCCCGCCGCGGTCTCTCGTAAAATCAATGAGGTCCAAAAGTACATGACTCTCGCCAACTACACTACGGCCCAGTTCGCTGTTCAGGCGAATTTGGACTGGTGGAACGAGCTTTCCGCAGAAGAAAAAGAAGTCATTCTGAAGGCGGGGCAGGACACGGAGACCTGGATTCGCGGAGCCATCGCCGACTCGGAGAACGAGGCCCAAAAGGTCATCGCGAACTCTGGAGTTGAAATATATACCTTCAACGAAGCCGAGCGCAAAATATTCCAAGAAGCGACCCTCCCAGTTCGCGACTCTTTCGCTCAAAAGACGGGCAACATCGGCAAGCAGCTCCTGGAAATGGCCCAAAACGCGGATTGACCTCGCGGATTGACCTCTAAGATGGCGATTTTTTACAGATGAAAACATTACGTTTGTACGTGGAAAAAATCAACCTGGCGATAGGGTACGCGTGCGGACTCGGTATTCTGCTGATGGGGTTGATTCTGGCCTACGGGGTCGTCTGCCGTTATTTCCTTGGATCGCCCACAATATGGACTGAGGAAACGTCCGTCTATATTTTCACATGGACGATGTTGGCAGGCAGCGCTTACACGCTGATGCGGGGAAAGCATGTCCGCATCGACCTAATCTTCGAGCGGCTTCCTCAAAAGGCGCAATGCGCGCTGGATGCCCTGACGAGTCTTGCCGGCATCGCCTTCAGCGCCGTCGTCAGTTGGCAGGCGTGGGAAATGATGCAGTCATCTTTCAGGTTCAACAAGGTATCGGCCACCTTGTTGAGGGTGCCGACGTGGATACCGCAGTGCGCTCTCCTTTTGGGATTCGTGCTGTTGACTTTTCAATTCGCGTTCATCTTCGTGGACCGTGTTCAGACTTTGAGGGGAGGCGATGGGCAATGAGCGCTTTTGTGCTGGTCACACTGTTGCTCCTTTTCGTGCTGTTGCTGGGGTTGCCCGTGGCTTTCTCGCTGGGTGTGACGTCGGTGGTGCTCATTTTACAGTTCGGGCTTCCGATCAAACTCGTCGCCAACACGATCTTTACTTCCATGGACAGCTTCGTCCTCATCGCCATTCCCCTCTATATCCTGATGAGCCAGATATTGCTGGACGGACATATCGGTGACGACCTATTCGAGGTCATGAACGCCTGGGTGCGCCATCTCCCCGGAGGTCTCGCCATCGCGACGATCTTGGCATGTGCCTTCTTCGCGGCAATCACCGGATCTGGAGCCGCAACAGCCGCCACCATCGGCATGGTGGCCTTCCCCGCTCTGACGGAACGGGGTTACGACAAACGTTTCACCTTGGGACTTCTAGCGGCAGGGGGGACTCTGGGAATCCTGATCCCTCCGAGCATTCCCCTGATCCTCTACGGCTCAATCACGGAGGAGTCGGTGGGAAAGCTTTTCATGGCCGGGATTATTCCGGGGCTTATACTTGCGGGGATATTCATTGCCTATGCCGTCTGGAAAAGCACGCGAGGCGGTTTTACTTCGATGCCTCGTACCTCCTGGAAAGAGCGATTCGAGATAACCTTGAAGAATTTCTGGGGAATCCTCCTGCCGTTTTTAATCGTGGGAGGCATCTACTCCGGGTCCTTCACTCCAACGGAAGCCGCCGCTATCGGGCTTGTCTATAGTCTCTTCGTCACGCTGGTTATTTATCGCACGATCCGTTTCCAGGATATTCCGACCATCTGTCTGAAGTCAGTGGGAACGAGCTGTATGATTGCTATGGTTGTGGCTGGGGCTGTGCTTTTCGGCCGCGTCATGACGATGCTGGAGATTCCGCAGAAGCTGACGGAACTGATTATTTCCTCTCAACTCTCTCCGATTATGTTCATCTTAGCTATGAACGCACTGATGATCGTTCTGGGGTGCATCTTGGAGACGGTATCGATCGTCCTTCTGACCATGCCCCTAGTAACACCGCTTCTGGCGGTCCTGAACATCGACCCGATATGGTACGCCATCATCCTGACGGTGAACATGACGATGGCATTGATCACGCCCCCCGTTGGAATGAATCTTTATGTTATCAACAGCCTCAGAGACGACATCACTATGAAGGATGTCATTTCGGGCGTTCTTCCCTTCGTTGTTCTGATCTTCCTATTTTTGATCCTGACCATCGCGTTCCCGGTGATGAGCACCTGGCTACCGTCAGTCATGTGAGTTTTGCCCCCTTCCTTGGTTTGGGATAAGCGCTTTTATGATCCGCGTGTACCCAACATTCAACGA
This genomic interval from Synergistaceae bacterium contains the following:
- a CDS encoding TRAP transporter large permease → MSAFVLVTLLLLFVLLLGLPVAFSLGVTSVVLILQFGLPIKLVANTIFTSMDSFVLIAIPLYILMSQILLDGHIGDDLFEVMNAWVRHLPGGLAIATILACAFFAAITGSGAATAATIGMVAFPALTERGYDKRFTLGLLAAGGTLGILIPPSIPLILYGSITEESVGKLFMAGIIPGLILAGIFIAYAVWKSTRGGFTSMPRTSWKERFEITLKNFWGILLPFLIVGGIYSGSFTPTEAAAIGLVYSLFVTLVIYRTIRFQDIPTICLKSVGTSCMIAMVVAGAVLFGRVMTMLEIPQKLTELIISSQLSPIMFILAMNALMIVLGCILETVSIVLLTMPLVTPLLAVLNIDPIWYAIILTVNMTMALITPPVGMNLYVINSLRDDITMKDVISGVLPFVVLIFLFLILTIAFPVMSTWLPSVM
- a CDS encoding DctP family TRAP transporter solute-binding subunit, whose translation is MKKCRGKLGFMFCCVAPLLVLGAAFLPVVAEAKMEFWLSNQFPASHHISKGLVLFANKVKEYSNGEVECKIFDSAQLYKDTEIVEALQDALIDTGLVATNKWSGMIPAIDIFEMPFVFKDLSSIKKFLDAGASALLDKELESKGVKNLFWVDYGYVQFFNSKRPLTKPDDMKGLTMRSFSGADAEALQILGAAPTVMSSSEMYMALQRGTVDGATTGMPAAVSRKINEVQKYMTLANYTTAQFAVQANLDWWNELSAEEKEVILKAGQDTETWIRGAIADSENEAQKVIANSGVEIYTFNEAERKIFQEATLPVRDSFAQKTGNIGKQLLEMAQNAD
- a CDS encoding TRAP transporter small permease encodes the protein MKTLRLYVEKINLAIGYACGLGILLMGLILAYGVVCRYFLGSPTIWTEETSVYIFTWTMLAGSAYTLMRGKHVRIDLIFERLPQKAQCALDALTSLAGIAFSAVVSWQAWEMMQSSFRFNKVSATLLRVPTWIPQCALLLGFVLLTFQFAFIFVDRVQTLRGGDGQ